A part of Pyramidobacter porci genomic DNA contains:
- a CDS encoding sugar transferase, with amino-acid sequence MILISGKSYLPLKRLMDILGSLAALLVLSPLMVGVALRVKREMGSPVIFAQPRPGRGEKIFLNYKFRSMRHAVDASGRPLPDRERLTPFGRRLRRSSLDELPELWNVLKGDMSLVGPRPLLVDFLPLFGEEEARRHSVRPGLTGLAQINGRNAMSWEKRLQYDLEYVDRLSLWLDLKILWRTVAAVLRRDGVDAGEGETIIAPPTEIKRPRALEKIDGAKERSS; translated from the coding sequence ATGATTCTGATCAGCGGAAAAAGTTATCTGCCGCTCAAGCGGCTTATGGATATTCTCGGATCGTTGGCGGCGCTGCTGGTTCTTTCCCCGCTGATGGTCGGGGTCGCTCTGCGGGTGAAAAGGGAGATGGGTTCTCCCGTCATCTTCGCTCAGCCGCGCCCGGGGCGCGGCGAAAAGATTTTTCTGAACTACAAGTTCCGCTCCATGCGTCACGCCGTCGACGCTTCGGGACGCCCGCTGCCCGACCGGGAACGCCTCACGCCGTTCGGCCGCAGGCTGCGCCGTTCCAGCCTCGACGAACTGCCCGAGCTGTGGAATGTCCTCAAGGGCGACATGAGCCTCGTCGGGCCGCGGCCGCTGCTGGTCGATTTTCTGCCGCTTTTCGGCGAAGAGGAAGCCCGCCGCCACTCCGTGCGCCCGGGGCTCACGGGGCTGGCCCAGATCAACGGGCGCAACGCCATGAGCTGGGAAAAGCGCCTCCAGTACGATCTCGAATACGTCGACCGCCTCAGCCTGTGGCTCGACCTCAAGATCCTCTGGCGCACCGTCGCCGCCGTTTTGCGCCGCGACGGCGTCGACGCCGGCGAAGGGGAAACGATCATCGCGCCGCCGACGGAGATCAAGCGGCCCCGCGCGCTCGAAAAGATCGACGGCGCGAAGGAGCGATCGTCATGA
- a CDS encoding NAD-dependent epimerase/dehydratase family protein, giving the protein MKKILVAGARSFVGRSFAGWLERFGGCYRTDFVSLRGAEWRRRSFAGYDALIHCAGIAHLSAGPDELYLRVNRDLAEETALKARREGVGQFVFMSSIAVYGDSAPPGKEKIIAAETVPAPANVYGRSKLEAEGRLAALAAPAFRIAVVRAPLIYGPGCKGNFPALIGYARRLPLFPKVKNRRSMIYIGNLCEQLRLLVDREDSGTFFPQNEAYVGTSDLVRRLGALQGRKITLTRLLNPALYFLRRFTPAVDKAFGSLCYAWELSRCGEYNVVPFERSLVETLNAFENFR; this is encoded by the coding sequence ATGAAAAAGATTCTCGTCGCCGGCGCCCGCAGCTTTGTGGGACGCTCTTTCGCCGGATGGCTGGAACGGTTCGGCGGCTGCTATCGCACTGATTTCGTCAGCCTGCGCGGCGCGGAATGGCGCCGGCGCAGCTTCGCCGGTTACGACGCCTTGATCCACTGCGCGGGGATCGCCCACCTGTCCGCCGGGCCCGACGAGCTTTATCTGCGCGTCAACCGCGACCTTGCCGAAGAAACCGCGCTCAAAGCCCGGCGCGAGGGCGTCGGACAGTTCGTCTTCATGAGCAGCATCGCCGTTTACGGCGACAGCGCGCCGCCGGGAAAGGAAAAAATCATCGCGGCCGAGACCGTTCCCGCGCCGGCGAACGTTTACGGACGGTCGAAGCTGGAAGCCGAAGGGAGACTCGCCGCGCTCGCCGCGCCGGCGTTCAGGATCGCCGTCGTCCGCGCCCCGCTGATTTACGGCCCGGGCTGCAAGGGAAACTTTCCCGCGCTGATCGGATACGCGCGCCGCCTGCCGCTTTTCCCCAAGGTGAAAAACCGCCGCAGCATGATCTATATCGGCAACCTCTGCGAACAGCTTCGCCTGCTCGTCGACCGGGAGGATTCCGGCACGTTCTTCCCACAGAACGAAGCGTACGTCGGTACTTCCGATCTGGTGCGCCGTCTGGGCGCGCTTCAGGGGCGGAAAATCACTCTCACGCGGCTTCTCAATCCTGCGCTGTATTTTTTGCGCCGCTTCACGCCGGCCGTCGACAAAGCCTTCGGCTCTCTCTGCTACGCGTGGGAGTTAAGCCGATGCGGAGAGTACAACGTCGTGCCGTTCGAACGATCTCTTGTGGAAACGCTGAACGCATTCGAGAATTTCCGATGA
- a CDS encoding glycosyltransferase family 4 protein — translation MKKLLLATTIQRTLRDFLLPYGDHFRAQGWQVDAMANVRDPFPAAADHFDHFYAVDWGRSPLDPHNFARTPNFVRKLVLRQRYDIVHVHTPVAAFVARFALRRLRAAGKIKVVYTAHGFHFFKGNSKIKNGLFIALEKLAGRWTDHLIVINEEDYDAALKYCIVPRENVTLMPGIGVDLSQYSRDAVSDAQVASVRREMGLIPEDRYILMIAEFNPGKRHRDAVRALARIEDPRLHLAFAGQGPLLAETKALARRCGVEKRCHFLGQRADVPALLKGAAAAVLPSEREGLPRSVLEAMAMGTPAIGADVRGTRDLLAGGCGTLVPVGDTEALARAFHAVFGAPASARQHVRQASEKVKNYDIERLQKMHEQLYAELLSPAPAPREKKR, via the coding sequence ATGAAAAAACTTCTTCTTGCGACAACAATCCAGCGAACGTTGCGCGATTTTCTGCTTCCTTACGGCGACCATTTCCGCGCCCAAGGCTGGCAGGTCGACGCGATGGCCAACGTGCGCGATCCCTTTCCCGCCGCGGCGGATCATTTCGATCATTTTTACGCCGTCGACTGGGGACGCAGCCCTCTCGATCCGCATAATTTCGCGCGCACGCCGAATTTCGTGCGGAAACTGGTGCTGCGGCAGCGGTACGACATCGTCCACGTGCACACGCCCGTGGCGGCCTTCGTCGCCCGCTTCGCCCTGCGCCGGCTGCGCGCCGCGGGAAAGATCAAAGTCGTGTACACCGCGCACGGCTTCCATTTCTTCAAGGGCAACTCGAAAATAAAAAACGGCCTGTTCATCGCCCTCGAAAAGCTCGCCGGGCGCTGGACAGACCATTTGATCGTCATCAACGAAGAAGATTACGACGCCGCGCTGAAATACTGCATCGTTCCGCGCGAAAACGTCACCTTGATGCCGGGGATCGGCGTCGATTTATCGCAATACAGCCGCGACGCCGTCAGCGACGCACAGGTCGCCTCCGTGCGCCGGGAAATGGGGTTAATTCCGGAAGACCGCTATATCCTGATGATCGCCGAGTTCAATCCCGGCAAACGCCACCGCGACGCCGTCAGGGCGCTCGCACGAATCGAGGACCCGCGGCTTCACCTCGCCTTCGCCGGACAGGGACCGCTGCTTGCCGAAACGAAAGCGCTGGCCCGCCGCTGCGGCGTCGAAAAACGCTGCCATTTTCTCGGCCAGCGCGCCGACGTTCCCGCGCTGCTCAAAGGCGCGGCCGCCGCCGTGCTGCCCTCGGAACGCGAAGGCCTGCCCCGCTCGGTGCTGGAAGCCATGGCCATGGGCACGCCGGCGATCGGCGCCGACGTCCGCGGCACGCGCGACCTGCTCGCCGGCGGCTGCGGCACGCTCGTGCCCGTGGGCGACACGGAAGCGCTGGCACGCGCGTTCCACGCCGTTTTCGGCGCGCCCGCGTCCGCCAGACAGCACGTCAGGCAGGCCTCGGAAAAGGTCAAAAACTATGACATCGAACGCCTCCAAAAAATGCACGAACAACTCTACGCCGAACTTCTCTCTCCAGCGCCCGCGCCTCGGGAAAAGAAACGATAA
- a CDS encoding glycosyltransferase family 32 protein — MAVPKIIHYCWFGEKEFPALGRRCLASWKKYLPDYRIVLWNERNFDLSAFRFTREAAAMKKWAFVSDFLRLYALYHQGGIYLDSDVEVLKPLDGFLRHRAFTGFERPGCPVTGIMGAEAGHPWIKGLLDDYVRKRFVDENGVPDLTPNTVPITRDLQERYGVLLNNRKQFLDDGLCIYPQEIFCPLTLKGENYGKNFAGAFTVHWFAGSWRPPGARLLSGLGRVLRKIHLYDVARRIVRGKDA; from the coding sequence GTGGCGGTTCCCAAGATCATCCATTACTGCTGGTTCGGCGAAAAGGAATTCCCGGCGCTGGGACGCCGATGTCTTGCTTCATGGAAGAAATATCTGCCCGATTACAGGATCGTTCTTTGGAACGAGCGGAATTTCGACCTTTCCGCGTTTCGGTTTACACGGGAAGCGGCGGCCATGAAAAAATGGGCCTTCGTCTCGGATTTTCTGAGGCTTTACGCTCTGTATCATCAGGGGGGGATTTATCTGGACAGCGACGTCGAGGTGCTGAAGCCGCTCGATGGCTTTTTGCGGCACCGGGCTTTTACCGGATTCGAGCGTCCCGGCTGCCCCGTGACCGGGATCATGGGAGCCGAGGCGGGACACCCGTGGATCAAAGGATTGCTCGACGACTACGTGCGGAAACGTTTCGTCGATGAAAACGGCGTCCCCGATCTGACGCCGAATACGGTGCCGATCACGCGGGACCTTCAGGAACGGTACGGCGTGCTTTTGAACAATCGGAAGCAGTTTCTTGACGACGGCCTGTGTATCTATCCGCAGGAGATCTTTTGCCCGCTGACTCTGAAAGGCGAGAATTACGGAAAAAATTTCGCCGGCGCCTTTACGGTTCATTGGTTCGCGGGAAGCTGGCGTCCGCCGGGCGCCCGGCTGTTGAGCGGGCTGGGGAGAGTGCTGCGGAAAATCCATCTGTACGATGTGGCGCGGCGGATTGTGCGGGGGAAAGACGCGTAG
- a CDS encoding class I SAM-dependent rRNA methyltransferase, producing MKQERHYPRFTVTPKAERSVKGGHPWVYGEEVTDVRGRYAPGDLVDVVGRGDVYLGTGFVNDHSKIRVRLISANANDRFDAAFFERRLRYALNYRKSVMGGQYGCCRLIFGDSDGFPGLTVDRFDDVLVAEVLSLGMDKMKPLLFPMLVRLLREDGQRISGLYERSDSAIRDREGLPRFSGEFAMDGCSLAGRRTARICENGVLYDVDFVEGQKTGFFLDQKFNRAAAARLCAGLNVLDCFTHTGSFALNAVRGGAAHVTAVDVSASALEMARHNAALNGCLDRMDFVAADVFDLLAGMACRARGEYGMIILDPPAFAKSRRSVRDAARGYKEINLKAMKLLPRGGYLATASCSHFMTGELFRQTLAAAAADAKVSLRQIEARGQSPDHPVLWGVPETEYLKFYLFQVV from the coding sequence ATGAAACAGGAACGGCACTATCCGCGCTTCACCGTCACGCCCAAGGCGGAGCGCAGCGTCAAAGGCGGGCATCCGTGGGTCTACGGCGAAGAAGTTACGGACGTTCGGGGGCGGTACGCGCCCGGCGATCTTGTGGACGTGGTCGGGCGCGGGGACGTTTACCTCGGCACGGGCTTCGTCAACGATCATTCCAAGATCCGCGTGCGCCTCATTTCCGCCAACGCCAACGACCGCTTCGACGCCGCTTTCTTCGAGCGCCGCCTGCGCTACGCGCTGAATTACCGCAAGTCGGTCATGGGCGGTCAGTACGGCTGCTGCCGCCTGATCTTCGGCGATTCCGACGGCTTTCCCGGGCTGACCGTGGACCGCTTCGACGACGTGCTGGTGGCCGAAGTGCTGTCGCTCGGCATGGACAAGATGAAGCCCCTGCTGTTTCCCATGCTGGTGCGGCTGCTGCGCGAAGACGGACAGCGGATCAGCGGCCTGTACGAGCGCAGCGATTCTGCGATCCGCGACCGCGAGGGACTGCCGCGTTTCAGCGGCGAGTTCGCCATGGACGGCTGCTCGCTGGCGGGGCGGCGCACGGCGCGCATCTGTGAGAACGGCGTGCTCTACGACGTCGATTTCGTGGAGGGGCAGAAGACGGGCTTCTTCCTCGACCAGAAGTTCAACCGCGCCGCGGCGGCCCGCCTGTGCGCCGGTCTGAACGTGCTGGACTGCTTCACCCACACCGGTTCATTCGCGCTCAACGCCGTCAGGGGCGGCGCGGCGCACGTCACCGCCGTGGACGTCTCCGCAAGCGCTCTGGAGATGGCGCGTCACAACGCCGCGCTGAACGGCTGCCTCGACCGCATGGACTTCGTCGCCGCCGACGTGTTCGACCTGCTCGCCGGCATGGCCTGCCGCGCCCGCGGCGAGTACGGCATGATCATCCTCGATCCGCCCGCCTTTGCCAAATCGCGCCGCAGCGTGCGCGACGCCGCGCGCGGCTACAAGGAGATCAATCTCAAGGCCATGAAGCTGCTGCCCCGCGGCGGCTACCTCGCCACGGCCTCGTGCTCCCACTTCATGACCGGCGAGCTGTTCCGCCAAACACTGGCCGCCGCGGCCGCCGACGCCAAGGTCAGCCTGCGCCAGATCGAGGCCCGCGGCCAATCCCCCGACCACCCGGTCCTCTGGGGCGTGCCGGAGACCGAGTACCTCAAGTTCTATCTGTTTCAGGTGGTATAA